The following coding sequences are from one Musa acuminata AAA Group cultivar baxijiao chromosome BXJ2-4, Cavendish_Baxijiao_AAA, whole genome shotgun sequence window:
- the LOC135610171 gene encoding uncharacterized protein LOC135610171 isoform X2, with amino-acid sequence MATLRSVMLASAVASAALAVEHAYADGAPFNFSPFNSYTSREAPPAQTSAAPGPPAADVPPAEVARVRNDNPRTTAAGFDPEALERGAKALRKINSSPQAKKVFELMRKQEETKQVELAAKKAEFQAMQAQHETDRQRVIYEEQKKLVQQQAQTKAQMARYEDELARKRMQAEHESQRARNQELVKMQEESSIRQEQIRRATEEQIQAQRRQTEREKAELERETIRVRALAEAEGRAHEAKLAEDVNRRMLIERANAEREKWISAINTTFEHIGGGLRAILTDQNKLVIAVGGVTAVAAGIYTTREGARVVWGYVDRILGQPSLIRESSRGKYPWSGFFSRMVSSASNKMMKGNDAGKKVTGFGDVILNPSLQKRIEQLASATANTKIHQAPFRNMLFYGPPGTGKTMAARELAHKSGLDYALMTGGDVAPLGSQAVTKIHQLFDWAKKSKRGLLLFIDEADAFLCERNKTYMSEAQRSALNALLFRTGDQSKDIVLVLATNRPGDLDSAVADRIDEGWG; translated from the exons ATGGCTACGCTTCGGTCCGTTATGTTGGCCTCCGCCGTCGCTTCGGCAGCCCTCGCAGTGGAGCACGCTTACGCTGACGGCGCCCCCTTCAATTTCTCCCCCTTCAATTCCTACACCTCCCGGGAAGCCCCGCCAGCGCAAACATCCGCCGCGCCTGGCCCGCCTGCGGCCGATGTGCCACCCGCCGAGGTGGCTCGGGTTCGCAACGACAATCCTCGGACCACTGCTGCAGGGTTCGACCCCGAGGCCCTGGAACGGGGAGCCAAGGCGTTGCGGAAGATCAACAGCTCGCCGCAGGCCAAAAAG GTGTTTGAGCTGATGCGGAAGCAGGAAGAAACAAAGCAAGTGGAGTTGGCTGCAAAGAAGGCAGAGTTTCAGGCCATGCAAGCGCAGCATGAAACT GACAGGCAACGAGTAATCTATGAAGAACAGAAAAAGCTAGTTCAACAACAGGCTCAGACAAAGGCCCAAATGGCTCGATATGAGGATGAATTGGCCAGGAAAAGGATGCAG GCAGAGCATGAAAGTCAAAGAGCAAGAAATCAGGAGCTTGTGAAAATGCAAGAAGAATCATCCATTAGGCAAGAGCAAATTCGTCGTGCTACAGAGGAACAGATTCAAGCACAACGAAGACAGACAGAAAGGGAGAAAGCAGAGTTAGAACGTGAAACTATTAGAGTGAGAGCATTGGCAGAAGCAGAAGGAAGAGCACATGAAGCAAAATTAGCTGAAGATGTAAACAGACGGATGCTGATAGAAAGAGCTAATGCAGAGAGAGAAAAGTGGATATCAGCAATTAATACAACCTTTGAACATATTGGAG GTGGTTTGCGTGCAATActcactgatcagaacaagttgGTTATAGCTGTTGGAGGTGTCACTGCAGTCGCTGCTGGTATTTACACAACAAG AGAAGGTGCTAGAGTGGTTTGGGGATATGTTGACCGTATTTTGGGCCAACCTTCTCTCATCAGAGAGTCTTCCCGAGGTAAATACCCTTGGTCTGGTTTCTTTTCTCGTATGGTTAGCTCAGCATCCAACAAGATGATGAAAGGGAATGATGCTGGAAAGAAAGTGACTGGTTTCGGTGATGTTATTCTGAATCCTTCCCTTCAAAAAAGAATTGAACAGCTCGCAAGTGCCACTGCAAACACAAAAATTCATCAGGCACCATTCCGTAACATGCTCTTTTATGGACCTCCTGGTACAGGAAAGACAATGGCAGCTAGAGAATTAGCTCATAAATCT GGTCTAGATTATGCACTGATGACCGGTGGTGATGTTGCACCATTGGGATCCCAAGCAGTCACCAAGATACATCAATTATTTGATTGGGCCAAGAAATCTAAAAGGGGTTTGCTTCTTTTCATTGATGAAGCAGATGCATTTTTGTGTGA GCGCAACAAGACATATATGAGTGAAGCCCAACGGAGTGCTCTTAATGCGCTCCTTTTCCGCACAGGGGACCAGTCAAAGGACATTGTGCTTGTCCTTGCCACCAACCGGCCTGGGGATCTCGACTCTGCTGTAGCTGACCGTATCGATGAG GGCTGGGGATAG
- the LOC135610171 gene encoding uncharacterized protein LOC135610171 isoform X1 — MATLRSVMLASAVASAALAVEHAYADGAPFNFSPFNSYTSREAPPAQTSAAPGPPAADVPPAEVARVRNDNPRTTAAGFDPEALERGAKALRKINSSPQAKKVFELMRKQEETKQVELAAKKAEFQAMQAQHETDRQRVIYEEQKKLVQQQAQTKAQMARYEDELARKRMQAEHESQRARNQELVKMQEESSIRQEQIRRATEEQIQAQRRQTEREKAELERETIRVRALAEAEGRAHEAKLAEDVNRRMLIERANAEREKWISAINTTFEHIGGGLRAILTDQNKLVIAVGGVTAVAAGIYTTREGARVVWGYVDRILGQPSLIRESSRGKYPWSGFFSRMVSSASNKMMKGNDAGKKVTGFGDVILNPSLQKRIEQLASATANTKIHQAPFRNMLFYGPPGTGKTMAARELAHKSGLDYALMTGGDVAPLGSQAVTKIHQLFDWAKKSKRGLLLFIDEADAFLCERNKTYMSEAQRSALNALLFRTGDQSKDIVLVLATNRPGDLDSAVADRIDEVLEFPLPEEEERYKLLKLYLDKYIARAGDSKSSWFGLYRPQQQKIVIKGISDDVIREAAAKTEGFSGREIAKLMASVQAAVYGSKDCELGSDLFREVVDYKVAEHQQRRKLTGADQSVGLR, encoded by the exons ATGGCTACGCTTCGGTCCGTTATGTTGGCCTCCGCCGTCGCTTCGGCAGCCCTCGCAGTGGAGCACGCTTACGCTGACGGCGCCCCCTTCAATTTCTCCCCCTTCAATTCCTACACCTCCCGGGAAGCCCCGCCAGCGCAAACATCCGCCGCGCCTGGCCCGCCTGCGGCCGATGTGCCACCCGCCGAGGTGGCTCGGGTTCGCAACGACAATCCTCGGACCACTGCTGCAGGGTTCGACCCCGAGGCCCTGGAACGGGGAGCCAAGGCGTTGCGGAAGATCAACAGCTCGCCGCAGGCCAAAAAG GTGTTTGAGCTGATGCGGAAGCAGGAAGAAACAAAGCAAGTGGAGTTGGCTGCAAAGAAGGCAGAGTTTCAGGCCATGCAAGCGCAGCATGAAACT GACAGGCAACGAGTAATCTATGAAGAACAGAAAAAGCTAGTTCAACAACAGGCTCAGACAAAGGCCCAAATGGCTCGATATGAGGATGAATTGGCCAGGAAAAGGATGCAG GCAGAGCATGAAAGTCAAAGAGCAAGAAATCAGGAGCTTGTGAAAATGCAAGAAGAATCATCCATTAGGCAAGAGCAAATTCGTCGTGCTACAGAGGAACAGATTCAAGCACAACGAAGACAGACAGAAAGGGAGAAAGCAGAGTTAGAACGTGAAACTATTAGAGTGAGAGCATTGGCAGAAGCAGAAGGAAGAGCACATGAAGCAAAATTAGCTGAAGATGTAAACAGACGGATGCTGATAGAAAGAGCTAATGCAGAGAGAGAAAAGTGGATATCAGCAATTAATACAACCTTTGAACATATTGGAG GTGGTTTGCGTGCAATActcactgatcagaacaagttgGTTATAGCTGTTGGAGGTGTCACTGCAGTCGCTGCTGGTATTTACACAACAAG AGAAGGTGCTAGAGTGGTTTGGGGATATGTTGACCGTATTTTGGGCCAACCTTCTCTCATCAGAGAGTCTTCCCGAGGTAAATACCCTTGGTCTGGTTTCTTTTCTCGTATGGTTAGCTCAGCATCCAACAAGATGATGAAAGGGAATGATGCTGGAAAGAAAGTGACTGGTTTCGGTGATGTTATTCTGAATCCTTCCCTTCAAAAAAGAATTGAACAGCTCGCAAGTGCCACTGCAAACACAAAAATTCATCAGGCACCATTCCGTAACATGCTCTTTTATGGACCTCCTGGTACAGGAAAGACAATGGCAGCTAGAGAATTAGCTCATAAATCT GGTCTAGATTATGCACTGATGACCGGTGGTGATGTTGCACCATTGGGATCCCAAGCAGTCACCAAGATACATCAATTATTTGATTGGGCCAAGAAATCTAAAAGGGGTTTGCTTCTTTTCATTGATGAAGCAGATGCATTTTTGTGTGA GCGCAACAAGACATATATGAGTGAAGCCCAACGGAGTGCTCTTAATGCGCTCCTTTTCCGCACAGGGGACCAGTCAAAGGACATTGTGCTTGTCCTTGCCACCAACCGGCCTGGGGATCTCGACTCTGCTGTAGCTGACCGTATCGATGAGGTACTTGAATTCCCACTGCCTGAGGAAGAGGAGCGGTATAAGTTGCTAAAGTTGTATTTGGACAAATACATTGCAAGGGCTGGGGATAGCAAGTCCAGTTGGTTTGGCTTATATCGGCCTCAGCAGCAGAAAATAGTGATCAAGGGCATATCAGATGACGTAATCAGAGAAGCTGCTGCTAAGACTGAAGGATTTTCTGGCAGGGAAATCGCTAAACTGATGGCCAGTGTTCAGGCTGCCGTCTATGGAAGCAAAGACTGCGAACTTGGCTCAGACTTGTTCAGGGAGGTGGTGGATTACAAAGTTGCAGAGCATCAGCAAAGGAGAAAGCTCACTGGTGCTGACCAAAGT GTTGGTCTACGGTAA